The region TCACGGCGGAGGTGGAGACGCGGCTCTCCAAGCGGGGGTACGTGGGGCGGACGGTGGTGTTGAAGCTGCGGTATGAGGACGGAACGCGGGTGACCCGCCACCGCACGCGGGAGGAGCCGCTGGCGAGGGCGGACGAGCTGGCGCAGGCCGCCGCCGAGGTGCTGACCCCGGAGCTGATCGCCGGGCACCGGGTGCGGCTCCTGGGCGTCAGCGTCGTCAACCTCAGCCCCCGGGGCGGGTCCTGAAGCCCTGACCTGCGCCGCTCGCCCCTGGTCAGGTTGGACGTGTGGCCGGAGGAGCGAGGCCGCCGCACCTCCACCCAGACGCTCCCTCCCCACCTGAGGCCGGGTATGCTCAGGCTCATTCTCACGCCTGCACTACGCCCCCCGGAAAGGAAGCTCGCCATGCCGCTGGACCCCAAAGTCAAAGCCACCCTCGACCAGCAAGCCGCCCTGCCTCCCCTCCACACCCTCCCGGTCGAGATGGTTCGCCAGGGCATCGCCAACTCGCTGCACCTGATGCCCACCTCCAGTGCCCCCGTCGCCCGGGTCGAGAACCGCGCCCTCCCCGGTCCTGCCGGCGAATTGCCCGTCCGGGTCTACACGCCCCAGGGCCAGGGTCCCTTTTCGCTCGTCGTGTACTTTCACGGCGGCGGCTGGACCATCTGCACCCTCGACACCCACGACCCCATCTGCCGCGAACTCTGTGCGGGCGCTGGAGCCGTGGTGGTGAGCGTGGACTACCGCCTTGCCCCCGAGCATCCCTTTCCCGCCGCGCCCGACGACTGCTTTACCGCGACCCGGTGGGTGGCCGACCACGCGGCGGAACTGGGTGGGGACCCGGAGCGGATCGTCGTGGCCGGGGACAGCGCGGGGGGCAACCTCGCGGCGGTCGTCGCCCTGCGCGCCCGGGACGAGGGCGGACCGGCGCTGCGGGGCCAACTGCTGATCTATCCGTCGACGGACCTTTTCGGGGAGACCGAATCCCGGCGGGTGAATGGGCAGGGGTACGGGTTGAGCACCGAGGACATGCGCTGGTTTCGGGGGCACTACCTGTCGGACGCGGCGCACGCCGAGCATCCGCACGCCTCGCCCAGCCGGGCGGAGAGCCTGGCGGGGCTGCCGCCCGCGCTGGTGATCACGGCGGAATACGACCCGCTGCGGGACGAGGGCGAGGACTACGCCCGGGCTCTCCAGGCGGCGGGAGCGGAGGCCCAGTTGACCCGGTACGACGGGATGCACCACGGCTTCTTCGGGGGGGTGGGGGTGTACGACCAGACCCGCGCGGCGCTGGATGAGGCGAATGCCTGGCTGCGTGGGGTGCTGGGGGTGGC is a window of Deinococcus aestuarii DNA encoding:
- a CDS encoding alpha/beta hydrolase gives rise to the protein MPLDPKVKATLDQQAALPPLHTLPVEMVRQGIANSLHLMPTSSAPVARVENRALPGPAGELPVRVYTPQGQGPFSLVVYFHGGGWTICTLDTHDPICRELCAGAGAVVVSVDYRLAPEHPFPAAPDDCFTATRWVADHAAELGGDPERIVVAGDSAGGNLAAVVALRARDEGGPALRGQLLIYPSTDLFGETESRRVNGQGYGLSTEDMRWFRGHYLSDAAHAEHPHASPSRAESLAGLPPALVITAEYDPLRDEGEDYARALQAAGAEAQLTRYDGMHHGFFGGVGVYDQTRAALDEANAWLRGVLGVAERAAPAGRQG